One window of Solwaraspora sp. WMMA2056 genomic DNA carries:
- the def gene encoding peptide deformylase — protein MTVQPIRLFGDPVLRTAAEPVVDFDAELRGLVADLTDSMTDQNGAGLAAPQLGVGLRVFTFHVDDLLGHLVNPVLDFPDEEEQDGPEGCLSIPGLYFDTKRRQNVVAKGFNEYGDPVQIVGSGLMARCVQHETDHLDGVLFLDRLDPATRKEAMRAIRQSDWYDEAAPPTVKVSPHRSSGGLFRPGGATSPFGLGR, from the coding sequence GTGACCGTCCAGCCCATCCGACTCTTCGGCGACCCGGTGCTGCGCACTGCGGCCGAGCCCGTGGTCGACTTCGACGCCGAGCTGCGCGGGCTCGTCGCCGATCTGACCGACAGCATGACCGATCAGAACGGCGCCGGCCTCGCCGCGCCACAGCTCGGTGTCGGGCTGCGGGTCTTCACGTTCCACGTCGACGACCTGCTGGGCCACCTGGTGAATCCGGTGCTGGACTTTCCCGACGAGGAGGAACAGGACGGCCCGGAAGGCTGCCTGTCCATCCCGGGGCTCTACTTCGACACCAAGCGTCGACAGAACGTCGTGGCGAAGGGCTTCAACGAGTACGGCGACCCGGTGCAGATCGTCGGCAGCGGCCTGATGGCCCGTTGCGTACAACACGAGACCGACCACCTCGACGGGGTGCTGTTCCTCGACCGGCTCGACCCGGCGACCCGTAAGGAGGCGATGCGGGCGATCCGCCAGTCGGACTGGTACGACGAGGCCGCCCCGCCGACCGTCAAGGTCAGCCCGCACCGTTCGTCGGGCGGCCTGTTCCGCCCCGGCGGTGCCACCAGCCCGTTCGGTCTGGGCAGGTGA
- a CDS encoding alpha-L-arabinofuranosidase C-terminal domain-containing protein, which yields MYLPTARPGLTGSALLVGALVATAAVATGPSLADPPRPEPEYTITVDPAAAGVPISDTMYGVFFEDINYAADGGLYAELVRNRSFEFLPVDNQSFTGLTGWAPGTEAGGSGTATPVDDDGRLNDRNRTYLRLDLDNIAGGRYGVTNSGYNSGIAVEAGKRYDFSVWARTDSTGNQLTVRLLDVDGRRLAEPQRLRVHGDDWTRYTATFTAHRTSDVGRLAVLAGGTGTVRLDMVSLFPQETFRGRPNGLRKDLAQKIEALRPGFVRFPGGCLVNTGSMDGYDAGSGWERARSYQWKDTVGPVETRATNANFWGYNQSYGLGYYEYFQFAEDIGAMPLPVVPALVTGCGQNQPTVDEPLLQRHISDTLDLIEFATGPADSTWGGLRADMGHPEPFNLTHVAVGNEENLPEAFFANFQRFRAAIEARYPQITVISNSGPDDQGATFDRLWQLNRAAGVEMVDEHYYNSPAWFLQNNDRYDSYDRAGPKVFLGEYASQDNKLYNSLAEAAFMTGLERNADIVEMASYAPLLANIDHVRWRPDLIWFDNDESWGTTSYQVQKLFMTNVGDRTVPSGATGPALGTQPITGRIGLSTWATSATYDDVKVTAPDGTVLFSDDFATGADQWTPVANRGSWSVVDEAYTQSDTAAQDTMVAAAEITAADYDLSLTATKNAGAEGFLIGFGVKDAGNFYWWNLGGWNNTQGAVEKATNGAKETLIAKPNQITTGTTYDITVKVRGDKVTLLLDGEVWGEFVDDRVTRPFAQVVTRDEATGDLLVKVVNAQDKAAVTMIDLGDLPVRSTAQMTVISGDPAEQNTRSAEPIQPVTTPLTGVASRFTHTFEPYSVTFIRIRTK from the coding sequence ATGTACCTACCAACCGCACGACCCGGGCTGACCGGCAGCGCGCTGCTGGTCGGAGCACTCGTCGCCACCGCGGCCGTAGCCACCGGACCGAGCCTGGCCGACCCGCCACGACCGGAGCCGGAGTACACGATCACGGTCGATCCGGCCGCTGCCGGGGTGCCGATCAGCGACACCATGTACGGCGTCTTCTTCGAGGACATCAACTACGCCGCCGACGGCGGCCTCTACGCCGAACTGGTCCGTAACCGGTCCTTCGAGTTCCTACCAGTGGACAACCAGTCCTTCACCGGACTGACCGGCTGGGCCCCGGGCACCGAAGCCGGCGGGTCCGGCACCGCGACCCCGGTCGACGACGACGGCCGGCTCAACGATCGGAACCGCACCTACCTGCGGCTCGACCTGGACAACATCGCCGGCGGACGCTACGGGGTGACCAACTCCGGCTACAACAGCGGAATCGCCGTCGAGGCCGGCAAACGCTACGACTTCTCGGTCTGGGCCCGCACCGACTCCACCGGCAACCAGCTGACCGTCCGGCTGCTCGACGTCGACGGCCGCCGACTCGCCGAACCGCAGCGGTTGCGCGTCCACGGCGACGATTGGACCAGGTACACCGCCACGTTCACCGCCCACCGTACCTCCGACGTCGGCCGGCTCGCGGTGCTCGCCGGCGGCACCGGCACCGTACGGCTGGACATGGTGTCGCTGTTTCCTCAGGAGACCTTCCGGGGCCGACCCAACGGTCTGCGCAAGGACCTGGCCCAGAAGATCGAGGCGCTGCGGCCGGGCTTCGTCCGCTTCCCCGGCGGCTGCCTGGTCAACACCGGCAGCATGGACGGCTACGACGCCGGGTCCGGCTGGGAACGGGCCCGCTCGTACCAGTGGAAGGACACCGTCGGACCGGTGGAGACCCGGGCGACCAACGCCAACTTCTGGGGCTACAACCAGTCGTACGGACTGGGCTACTACGAGTACTTCCAGTTCGCCGAGGACATCGGCGCGATGCCGCTGCCGGTGGTACCGGCCCTGGTCACCGGCTGCGGCCAGAACCAGCCCACTGTCGACGAGCCCCTGCTGCAGCGGCACATCTCCGACACGCTGGATCTGATCGAGTTCGCCACCGGCCCGGCCGACTCCACTTGGGGCGGGCTGCGCGCCGACATGGGCCACCCGGAACCGTTCAACCTGACCCACGTCGCGGTCGGCAACGAGGAGAACCTGCCCGAGGCGTTCTTCGCCAACTTCCAGCGGTTCCGGGCCGCGATCGAGGCGCGGTACCCGCAGATCACGGTGATCAGCAACTCCGGACCGGACGACCAGGGTGCCACCTTCGACCGGCTGTGGCAGCTCAACCGGGCCGCCGGGGTGGAGATGGTCGACGAGCACTACTACAACAGCCCGGCCTGGTTCCTACAGAACAACGACCGCTACGACAGCTACGACCGCGCCGGGCCGAAGGTGTTCCTCGGCGAGTACGCCTCCCAGGACAACAAGCTCTACAACTCGCTGGCCGAGGCGGCCTTCATGACCGGGCTGGAGCGCAACGCCGACATCGTCGAGATGGCCTCGTACGCCCCGCTGCTGGCCAACATCGACCACGTCCGGTGGCGGCCGGACCTGATCTGGTTCGACAACGACGAATCCTGGGGCACGACCAGCTACCAGGTGCAGAAGCTGTTCATGACCAACGTCGGCGACCGTACGGTGCCCAGTGGGGCCACCGGGCCGGCCCTCGGCACCCAGCCGATCACCGGCCGGATCGGCCTGTCCACCTGGGCCACCTCGGCGACCTACGACGACGTGAAGGTCACCGCCCCGGACGGCACGGTGTTGTTCAGCGACGACTTCGCCACCGGGGCGGACCAGTGGACGCCGGTCGCGAACCGGGGCAGCTGGTCGGTGGTCGACGAGGCGTACACCCAGAGCGACACGGCCGCCCAGGACACCATGGTCGCCGCCGCCGAGATCACCGCCGCCGACTACGACCTGTCGCTGACCGCCACGAAGAACGCCGGCGCGGAGGGCTTCCTGATCGGGTTCGGTGTCAAGGACGCCGGCAACTTCTACTGGTGGAACCTGGGTGGTTGGAACAACACCCAGGGCGCGGTGGAGAAGGCCACGAACGGGGCCAAGGAGACGCTGATCGCCAAGCCGAACCAGATCACCACCGGCACCACGTACGACATCACCGTCAAGGTACGGGGTGACAAGGTCACCCTGCTGCTGGACGGCGAGGTGTGGGGCGAATTCGTCGACGACCGGGTCACCCGCCCGTTCGCCCAGGTCGTCACCCGCGACGAGGCCACCGGCGACCTCCTGGTCAAGGTGGTCAACGCGCAGGACAAGGCGGCCGTGACCATGATCGACCTGGGCGACCTGCCGGTCCGGTCGACCGCTCAGATGACCGTGATCAGCGGCGACCCCGCTGAGCAGAACACCCGCTCGGCCGAACCGATCCAGCCGGTCACCACCCCGCTCACCGGCGTCGCGTCCCGCTTCACGCACACCTTCGAGCCGTACTCCGTGACCTTCATCCGCATCCGCACGAAGTGA
- a CDS encoding family 43 glycosylhydrolase: MASLTYDVNRRALLRGGLGVAAAGLVGGLTTGIGRPDAAAAAPTAGNTTGPVGAPTDAQVYGVPTVDPLVHQRADPFVTYPVAGMYYFTGSVPEYDRIVVRGAPTIAGLATAAETVIWRRPASGRMGGHIWAPELHRIDGKWYVYFAAGDSDNVFRIRMYVLESPLDDPRDPAGWQLRGQIVTEWDSFALDATTFHHHGHQYLVWAQGEPEIAVNSSLYIAELADPWTLKTKPVRIATPTRPWEVQGYAVNEGAAVIVRNGRVFMTFSASATDSRYCMGLLTADAGADLLDHRSWTKTPDPVFVTNEQTGRYGPGHNSFTVAEDGKTTVLVYHARDYRDIVGDPLYDPNRHARVQKLYWDADGNPLFGIPVGEGGPIVRLSPADTSRAAFVRHVGATVLVDTDAQRLADTQFRIGAGLAGADTVSIQSVDRPGHYLRAVNGTVRLDPAADDDEFAAQASFHRIPRVNGRISLRLAGVPSAFVRHENGQLTIGPAAGAQSAFRLS, translated from the coding sequence GTGGCTTCCTTGACGTACGACGTGAACCGACGCGCCCTGCTGCGCGGCGGCCTCGGTGTCGCCGCCGCCGGCCTGGTCGGTGGGTTGACCACCGGTATCGGGCGGCCGGACGCGGCCGCCGCCGCACCGACCGCCGGCAACACCACCGGCCCGGTCGGCGCACCCACCGACGCTCAGGTGTACGGCGTCCCGACGGTCGACCCGCTCGTCCACCAGCGGGCCGACCCGTTCGTCACCTACCCGGTCGCCGGCATGTACTACTTCACCGGCTCAGTGCCGGAGTACGACCGGATCGTGGTCCGCGGCGCGCCCACCATCGCCGGGCTGGCCACCGCCGCCGAGACGGTGATCTGGCGACGGCCGGCCAGCGGCCGGATGGGCGGCCACATCTGGGCGCCGGAGCTGCACCGCATCGACGGCAAGTGGTACGTCTACTTCGCCGCCGGCGACTCCGACAACGTGTTCCGGATCCGGATGTACGTGCTGGAGTCCCCGCTGGACGACCCCCGGGACCCGGCCGGCTGGCAGTTGCGGGGTCAGATCGTCACCGAGTGGGACAGTTTCGCCCTGGACGCCACCACGTTCCACCATCACGGGCATCAGTACCTGGTCTGGGCCCAGGGTGAGCCGGAGATCGCGGTCAACTCCAGCCTGTACATCGCCGAGCTGGCCGACCCGTGGACGCTGAAGACCAAGCCGGTGCGCATCGCCACCCCGACCCGCCCGTGGGAGGTGCAGGGCTACGCGGTCAACGAAGGCGCGGCGGTGATCGTCCGCAACGGACGGGTGTTCATGACCTTCTCGGCCAGCGCCACCGACTCCCGCTACTGCATGGGCCTGCTCACCGCCGACGCCGGCGCCGACCTGCTCGACCACCGCTCCTGGACGAAGACGCCCGACCCGGTCTTCGTCACCAACGAACAGACCGGCCGGTACGGCCCGGGACACAACTCGTTCACCGTCGCCGAGGACGGTAAGACGACGGTGCTGGTCTACCACGCCCGGGACTACCGGGACATCGTCGGCGACCCGCTGTACGACCCGAACCGGCACGCCCGGGTGCAGAAGCTCTACTGGGACGCCGACGGCAATCCGCTGTTCGGGATCCCGGTCGGCGAGGGCGGGCCGATCGTGCGGCTCTCGCCCGCCGACACCAGCCGTGCCGCCTTCGTGCGTCACGTCGGTGCGACCGTGCTGGTCGACACCGACGCCCAGCGGCTGGCCGACACCCAGTTCCGCATCGGTGCCGGGCTGGCCGGGGCGGACACGGTGTCGATCCAGTCGGTCGACCGGCCGGGACACTACCTGCGGGCGGTCAACGGCACCGTACGCCTCGACCCGGCCGCCGACGACGACGAGTTCGCCGCACAGGCGAGCTTCCACCGGATTCCCCGGGTGAACGGACGCATCTCGCTGCGCCTCGCCGGGGTCCCGTCGGCTTTCGTCCGCCACGAGAACGGGCAGCTGACCATCGGTCCCGCCGCCGGGGCACAGTCTGCCTTCCGGCTCAGCTGA
- a CDS encoding primosomal protein N': MDVPLAHLDRPFDYLVPAELDDGVQPGTRVRVRFAGQLVAGWVLERAATSGHDGKLVFLDKLISPERVLSAEIAGLARTVADRYAGHLADVLRLAVPPRHARVEQEPRAPESGAADCEQPEPDAASSGAVPTGAASSDADGWAAYPSGPAFLRAVADGRPARAVWAPLPGEDWPARYAEVIAAAVRAGRGAVAVLPDGRDVDRLDTALRSALGAGRHVVLTAALGPARRYRAFLAASRGLVKVVVGTRAAMFAPVADLGLVAIWDDGDDVHAEPRAPYPHAREVLLTRAQLGGVAALLGGFARSGEAQQLVETGWAREIVAARATVRRRAPRVTPAGDDAQLARDAGAATARLPSLAFAAARTALQAGTPVLVQVPRRGYLPAVSCADCRTPARCPHCAGPLALPAATATAQCRWCGRPAAGYACPHCQGRRLRAAVTGARRTAEELGRAFPGTTVRTSGRDEVLTLVPADPAVVVATPGAEPVAAGGYGAVLLLDTWALLTRADLRAGEETLRRWLSAAALARPATDGGQVVVIADGGLAPVQALLRWDPGWFAARELADRRELGFPPAARMASVTGPAEAVDELLAALRMPDGAELLGPVPAADGQERMLIRVRRSQAAELARHLRTAAGTRTARRTGQPVRIQIDPLDLL; the protein is encoded by the coding sequence GTGGACGTGCCACTTGCGCACCTCGACCGGCCGTTCGACTACCTGGTCCCGGCTGAACTCGACGACGGCGTTCAGCCGGGTACCCGGGTCCGGGTCCGCTTCGCTGGCCAACTGGTGGCCGGGTGGGTGCTGGAACGGGCCGCCACCTCAGGCCACGACGGCAAGCTCGTCTTCCTCGACAAACTGATCTCGCCGGAGCGGGTGCTCAGCGCGGAGATCGCCGGACTGGCCCGGACCGTCGCCGACCGGTACGCCGGACACCTGGCCGACGTGTTGCGGTTGGCGGTGCCGCCGCGACACGCCCGGGTCGAGCAGGAACCCCGCGCACCGGAGTCCGGTGCCGCCGACTGCGAACAGCCTGAGCCCGACGCGGCGTCGTCCGGTGCGGTGCCGACCGGCGCGGCGTCGAGCGACGCTGACGGATGGGCGGCGTACCCGTCCGGGCCGGCGTTCCTGCGGGCCGTCGCCGACGGCCGACCGGCCCGCGCCGTCTGGGCCCCGCTGCCCGGCGAGGACTGGCCGGCCCGGTACGCCGAGGTGATCGCCGCCGCCGTACGGGCCGGCCGGGGCGCGGTCGCGGTGCTACCGGACGGACGCGACGTCGACCGGCTGGACACGGCCCTGCGCTCGGCGCTCGGCGCCGGCCGGCACGTGGTGCTCACGGCGGCGCTCGGCCCGGCCCGCCGCTACCGGGCGTTCCTCGCGGCGAGCCGAGGTCTGGTGAAAGTAGTAGTCGGCACCCGGGCGGCGATGTTCGCTCCGGTCGCCGATCTGGGCCTGGTCGCCATCTGGGACGACGGCGACGACGTGCACGCCGAACCCCGCGCTCCGTACCCGCACGCCCGGGAGGTCCTGCTCACCCGGGCACAACTGGGCGGGGTCGCGGCACTGCTCGGCGGCTTCGCCCGGTCCGGCGAGGCACAACAGCTCGTCGAGACCGGCTGGGCCCGGGAGATCGTCGCCGCCCGGGCGACGGTTCGGCGACGTGCCCCCCGGGTCACCCCGGCCGGCGACGACGCCCAACTAGCCCGGGACGCCGGTGCCGCCACCGCCCGACTGCCCAGCCTGGCCTTTGCCGCCGCCCGTACGGCGTTGCAGGCCGGGACACCGGTGCTGGTGCAGGTGCCCCGGCGCGGCTACCTGCCGGCCGTGTCCTGCGCGGACTGCCGGACCCCGGCCCGCTGTCCGCATTGCGCCGGCCCGCTGGCCCTGCCGGCGGCGACCGCCACCGCACAGTGCCGCTGGTGTGGCCGGCCGGCCGCCGGCTACGCCTGTCCGCACTGCCAGGGGCGGCGACTCCGGGCCGCGGTCACCGGTGCCCGGCGTACCGCCGAGGAGCTGGGTCGGGCGTTCCCCGGCACCACGGTGCGGACCTCCGGCCGTGACGAGGTGCTGACCTTGGTGCCGGCCGACCCGGCGGTGGTGGTCGCCACCCCCGGGGCCGAGCCGGTGGCCGCCGGCGGCTACGGTGCCGTTCTGCTGCTGGACACCTGGGCGTTGCTGACCCGGGCCGACCTGCGCGCCGGAGAGGAGACGCTGCGCCGCTGGCTGTCCGCCGCCGCGCTGGCCCGGCCGGCGACCGACGGCGGCCAGGTGGTGGTGATCGCCGACGGCGGGCTCGCTCCGGTGCAGGCGCTACTGCGCTGGGACCCCGGGTGGTTCGCGGCCCGCGAGCTCGCCGACCGGCGCGAGCTGGGTTTCCCGCCAGCGGCCCGGATGGCCAGCGTGACCGGACCGGCCGAGGCGGTCGACGAGCTGCTGGCCGCGTTGCGGATGCCGGACGGTGCCGAACTGCTCGGTCCGGTGCCGGCGGCCGACGGCCAGGAACGGATGCTGATCCGGGTCCGCCGGTCGCAGGCGGCCGAGCTGGCCCGACACCTGCGAACGGCGGCCGGCACCCGCACCGCCCGCCGGACCGGTCAGCCGGTACGCATCCAGATCGACCCGCTCGACCTGCTCTAG
- the metK gene encoding methionine adenosyltransferase, which yields MSRRLFTSESVTEGHPDKIADQISDGILDALLAQDPRSRVAVETLITTGQVHVAGEVTTQAYADIPAIVRETILGIGYDSSKKGFDGASCGVSVSIGAQSPDIAQGVDTAIELRVGESADDALDAQGAGDQGMMFGFACAETPELMPLPIALAHRLARRLSAVRKDGTVPYLRPDGKTQVTVEYDGWRPVRLDTVVVSSQHAADISLESLLTPDVREHVIGPELEGLGLDTEGYRLLVNPTGRFEIGGPMGDAGLTGRKIIVDTYGGYARHGGGAFSGKDPSKVDRSAAYAMRWVAKNVVAAGLAERCEAQVAYAIGKAHPVSLFVETFGTETVPVERIERAIGEVFDLRPAAIIRDLDLLRPIYRPTAAYGHFGRELPEFSWESTDRAADLKSAAGA from the coding sequence GTGTCACGCCGCCTTTTCACCTCCGAGTCTGTGACGGAGGGTCATCCGGACAAGATCGCTGACCAGATCAGTGACGGGATTCTTGATGCGTTGCTGGCGCAGGACCCGCGGTCGCGGGTCGCTGTGGAGACGTTGATCACCACCGGTCAGGTGCATGTGGCCGGGGAGGTCACCACGCAGGCGTACGCCGATATTCCGGCGATCGTGCGGGAGACGATCCTGGGGATCGGGTACGACTCGTCGAAGAAGGGGTTCGACGGGGCGTCGTGCGGGGTGAGTGTGTCGATCGGTGCGCAGTCGCCGGACATCGCGCAGGGGGTGGACACGGCGATCGAGTTGCGGGTCGGTGAGTCGGCCGATGACGCGTTGGACGCGCAGGGCGCGGGCGACCAGGGCATGATGTTCGGGTTCGCGTGTGCGGAGACGCCCGAGCTGATGCCGTTGCCGATCGCGTTGGCGCACCGGTTGGCGCGACGGTTGTCGGCGGTCCGCAAGGACGGGACGGTGCCGTACCTGCGGCCGGACGGCAAGACGCAGGTGACCGTGGAGTACGACGGGTGGCGTCCGGTGCGGTTGGACACGGTGGTGGTGTCGAGCCAGCACGCGGCGGACATCTCGCTGGAGTCGCTGTTGACGCCGGACGTACGCGAGCACGTGATCGGGCCGGAGCTGGAGGGACTCGGGCTGGACACGGAGGGTTACCGGTTGTTGGTGAACCCTACAGGTCGGTTCGAGATCGGTGGTCCGATGGGCGACGCGGGTCTGACCGGTCGGAAGATCATTGTGGACACGTACGGTGGGTACGCCCGGCACGGTGGTGGGGCGTTCTCGGGCAAGGACCCGTCGAAGGTGGACCGTTCGGCGGCGTACGCGATGCGGTGGGTGGCGAAGAACGTGGTCGCGGCGGGGTTGGCGGAGCGGTGCGAGGCGCAGGTGGCGTACGCGATCGGCAAGGCGCATCCGGTGAGCCTGTTCGTGGAGACGTTCGGTACGGAGACGGTGCCGGTGGAGCGGATCGAGCGGGCGATCGGTGAGGTGTTCGATCTGCGGCCGGCGGCCATCATCCGGGATCTCGACCTGCTGCGGCCGATCTACCGACCGACGGCGGCGTACGGGCATTTCGGTCGGGAGTTGCCGGAGTTCTCGTGGGAGAGCACGGACCGGGCAGCGGATCTGAAGTCCGCCGCTGGCGCCTGA
- the coaBC gene encoding bifunctional phosphopantothenoylcysteine decarboxylase/phosphopantothenate--cysteine ligase CoaBC, translating into MSGAPAGPDGAPTGRGPARVVLGVGGGIAAYKACELLRLLTESGHQVRVVPTVAALRFVGAPTWSALSGQPVADDVWSDVHEVPHVRLGQQADLVVVAPATADLIARAAHGLADDLLTSTLLTARCPVVLAPAMHTEMWEHPATVHNVAVLRARGVRVIEPAVGRLTGADSGKGRLPAPAQIFELLREVLERPGTQPADLAGRRVVVTAGGTREPLDPVRFIGNRSSGKQGYAFARTAAARGAQVTLIAANVTLPDPAGVELIRVGSTEELRVATLAAARYADVVVMAAAPADFRPATYTPEKIKKGDSGRPPVIELVTNPDIAAELGAAKRPGQLLVAFAAETGDLMANARAKLVRKRADLIVANQVGVDRVFGADANAATVLDADGTVAVLDERSKARLADDVWDIVRDRLPRPAGGGADRPPPAAPASAQ; encoded by the coding sequence CTGAGCGGCGCCCCAGCGGGCCCTGACGGCGCCCCAACGGGCCGTGGGCCGGCCCGGGTCGTTCTCGGCGTCGGCGGCGGGATCGCCGCATACAAGGCCTGCGAACTGCTCCGCCTGCTGACCGAGTCGGGCCACCAGGTGCGGGTGGTGCCGACCGTGGCCGCGTTGCGCTTCGTCGGTGCGCCGACCTGGTCGGCGTTGTCCGGGCAGCCGGTCGCCGACGACGTCTGGAGCGACGTCCACGAGGTGCCGCATGTACGCCTCGGGCAGCAGGCGGATCTGGTCGTGGTCGCCCCGGCGACTGCGGACCTGATCGCCCGCGCCGCGCACGGGCTCGCCGACGACCTGCTCACCAGCACTCTGCTGACCGCCCGCTGCCCGGTGGTGCTCGCTCCGGCGATGCACACCGAGATGTGGGAGCACCCGGCGACCGTCCACAACGTGGCGGTGCTGCGGGCCCGGGGGGTCCGGGTCATCGAGCCGGCCGTCGGCCGGCTCACCGGGGCCGACTCGGGCAAGGGCCGGCTGCCGGCACCGGCGCAGATCTTCGAGCTCCTGCGCGAGGTACTGGAGCGCCCCGGCACCCAGCCGGCCGACCTGGCCGGGCGGCGGGTGGTGGTGACCGCCGGCGGGACGCGCGAACCACTCGACCCGGTCCGGTTCATCGGCAACCGGTCGTCCGGCAAGCAGGGGTACGCGTTCGCCCGTACCGCCGCCGCCCGGGGCGCCCAGGTCACGTTGATCGCCGCGAACGTGACGCTGCCTGATCCCGCCGGGGTGGAGCTGATCCGGGTGGGCAGCACCGAGGAGCTGCGGGTCGCGACGCTCGCCGCCGCGCGGTACGCCGACGTCGTGGTGATGGCCGCCGCACCGGCGGACTTCCGGCCGGCCACCTACACGCCCGAAAAGATTAAGAAGGGCGATTCCGGTCGTCCGCCGGTAATCGAACTCGTCACCAATCCGGACATCGCCGCTGAACTGGGCGCGGCGAAACGGCCGGGGCAGCTGCTGGTCGCGTTCGCCGCCGAAACGGGTGACCTGATGGCGAACGCCCGGGCGAAACTGGTGCGCAAACGCGCCGACCTGATCGTGGCCAACCAGGTCGGCGTCGACCGGGTCTTCGGTGCCGACGCCAACGCCGCGACCGTGCTCGATGCCGACGGCACGGTCGCCGTGCTCGACGAGCGCAGCAAGGCCCGACTCGCCGACGACGTGTGGGACATCGTCCGGGACCGACTGCCCCGTCCCGCCGGTGGTGGGGCCGACCGTCCACCGCCAGCGGCGCCGGCCTCGGCGCAGTGA
- the rpoZ gene encoding DNA-directed RNA polymerase subunit omega, with translation MGSIASPEGITNPPIDELLEKTSSKYALVIFAAKRARQVNAYYSQLGEGLLEYVGPLVETTPQEKPLSIAMREINSGLLVAEPTDQP, from the coding sequence GTGGGATCCATCGCCAGCCCGGAAGGCATCACCAACCCGCCCATCGACGAGCTGCTGGAGAAGACCTCCTCGAAGTACGCCCTGGTGATCTTCGCCGCCAAGCGTGCCCGTCAGGTCAACGCCTACTACAGCCAGCTCGGCGAGGGCCTGCTGGAGTACGTCGGCCCGCTGGTCGAGACCACCCCGCAGGAGAAGCCGCTCTCCATCGCCATGCGGGAGATCAACTCCGGCCTGCTCGTCGCCGAGCCCACCGACCAGCCCTGA
- the gmk gene encoding guanylate kinase, whose product MYDDARPAARLTVLSGPSGVGKDSVIELIRARSPWIWLSVSVTTRPMRDYEVDGVHYYFVDRPEFERMAASGQLLEWAEFAGNLYGTPRSAVEQRLHAGEPVLLKIDLQGARQVRKAMPEAQLVFLAPPSVEELKRRLVGRGTDDEETIRRRLAHADEELAAEQEFDVTVVNDQVGRAAAELVGLLGSSLLTPVHPQHTA is encoded by the coding sequence ATGTATGACGACGCGCGCCCGGCAGCTCGGCTCACGGTCCTCTCCGGCCCCTCCGGGGTCGGCAAGGACAGCGTGATCGAGCTGATCCGGGCGCGCTCGCCCTGGATCTGGCTGTCCGTCTCGGTGACCACCCGCCCGATGCGGGACTACGAGGTTGACGGCGTTCACTACTACTTCGTCGACCGGCCCGAGTTCGAGCGGATGGCCGCCAGCGGGCAGCTGCTCGAATGGGCCGAGTTCGCCGGAAACCTGTACGGCACGCCGCGCAGCGCCGTGGAGCAGCGGCTGCACGCCGGTGAGCCGGTCCTGCTCAAGATCGACCTGCAGGGTGCCCGGCAGGTCCGTAAGGCGATGCCCGAGGCCCAGTTGGTGTTCCTCGCTCCGCCCAGTGTCGAGGAGCTCAAACGGCGGCTCGTCGGGCGGGGCACGGACGACGAGGAGACGATCCGTCGCCGGCTTGCGCATGCCGACGAGGAACTCGCCGCCGAGCAGGAGTTCGACGTGACCGTGGTCAACGACCAGGTCGGGCGGGCCGCCGCCGAGCTGGTAGGATTGCTCGGTTCATCGTTATTGACGCCGGTACATCCACAGCACACGGCCTGA
- the mihF gene encoding integration host factor, actinobacterial type, which translates to MPLPSLTPEQRAAALEKAAEIRKARAELKEQLKQGKTTLAAVLDRAESDDVVGKLKVSAVLQAMPGIGKIRATQIMEKLKIADSRRLRGLGDQQRKALLGEFAAN; encoded by the coding sequence GTGCCGCTCCCGTCACTGACCCCCGAACAGCGTGCAGCCGCGCTGGAGAAGGCCGCGGAGATCCGTAAGGCCCGTGCTGAGTTGAAGGAGCAGCTCAAGCAGGGCAAGACCACCCTCGCCGCCGTGCTCGACCGGGCGGAGTCCGACGACGTTGTCGGCAAGCTGAAGGTTTCCGCCGTGCTGCAGGCGATGCCGGGCATCGGCAAGATCCGGGCGACCCAGATCATGGAGAAGCTCAAGATCGCCGACAGCCGTCGCCTCCGTGGCCTCGGCGACCAGCAGCGCAAGGCCCTGCTCGGGGAGTTCGCCGCGAACTGA